The nucleotide sequence GATATTCTTGCCCCCATCGCCAGGAGCCTCAGTGTCATACAAGCGTTCACCGATGGGGGCACGACCAGACAAACGAGTCATTGCCAGATGGATGCCCGTTTCATCAATGAAAACCAAGTTGCGCGGGTCGATTGTAAAACTCCACAGGCGATAAGCAAACCGCAAATCCTTCACCCTTTGAGTATCTTGCTGGGAGGCAATCAGTGTTTTTTTTTTGACGCTGAGCTTGAGCTTAGACACAGCCTGTTGCATGGTTGATATACTCACCTCCACTCCACTTTGTTGGGCAAAGCGTTCACACAACTCCTTGAGTAGGGCATCCGGTTGAGCCGTGACTAGGGCTTCAACGATGGGCAACTGCTCTTTGCCCAACTTGGCAATGGCTCCTCCTCCGTGCGCTTTAGGCTCCACGGTGCCTGTCTCACAATAGTGTCGCCTTAGATCTCGAATGAACGATAAGCTCACCTTGAAGCGCTCTGCCAGTTGCCGTTGTGATCCTTCTTGAGCTTCATAGGCTGCCATGATTCGTTGCCGTAGATCAACTGACAGAGGGGCGGGCATAAGCAGCTAGCTCCTAGCTTTTGATAGTTGTTTTAGCCTACCAGAATGTGGCTTACTCAATCAATAACGGCTGTAAAAGCATTTTCTGAATATCGGGTGGAACGGTTATCCATCTCGCTTCATCCGTTTTCGTTTCTTTTAGACCAGCCGTCGCACTGTAAGACTGGCCAATCCAGACCTGGCTACAGTCCTCTGATACGTTTTCCCAGGTTAATCCAATTGCTTCTCCTAACCTGGTTCCTGTAGAAAAGTTAAACTTCACGTAGTCTAGATAAAAGACGTAGGGTTTGCTGTGAGAAAACCCTTGCAGTATTTTTGCTACTTCTAGGCTATCGAAGGGGTCGACTTTTCTCTTCGGATGCCCTTTAACTTTCTTTATAACTTTGTTCCAGGGATTTAACGGAAAGCTGTATGCCTCCACTGCCCAGCTCCAACAGGCACGAAGGATAGATAGGTATTGAAATACGGTCTCAGGTCGAACAGTTTCTCCGACCTTTTTAGTAAACTTCTCTGCGTCCTGCTCCGTTAGGTCTATTGCAGGTTTTGCTCCAAAGAGACTAAGCAGATGTTTAGTAACAGCTCCGTATTTGTACTTAGCCTGCTTAGAAAGCTGTCCCTTTTCTTTACTAAGAAACCTATTAATTAAGTCTTGTCCTGTTAGGTCAGACCTGTCTGTTTGTCTCGGCTGGTACCGGTTTAAGGTTTGGTCAAACTGGCCTAAAAGAAGGTCTCTTTCTATACCCTTAGCTTTTTCTTCGGCTAGTACCCGATTAAGCCGGGTGTCGTGTAAGCCTAACGCCAGAAAGTATCGCTTCCCCTGCCAGCTCCAGATCAGGCGAAGACGGCCTCTATCTGTCTTGACCGAGACAGTTCCCTTTGGCGCTCTTTGGGGCATACTTCTTTGTGAGCAACTACGATCTATTTACTCACAAAAAGTGATGAAATAGATCGTAAATTGTGTGAAAGTGTAGTAACGCACATTTCTTTTAGGCTGTCAAGCCTCATTTG is from Leptothermofonsia sichuanensis E412 and encodes:
- a CDS encoding Arm DNA-binding domain-containing protein, with product MPQRAPKGTVSVKTDRGRLRLIWSWQGKRYFLALGLHDTRLNRVLAEEKAKGIERDLLLGQFDQTLNRYQPRQTDRSDLTGQDLINRFLSKEKGQLSKQAKYKYGAVTKHLLSLFGAKPAIDLTEQDAEKFTKKVGETVRPETVFQYLSILRACWSWAVEAYSFPLNPWNKVIKKVKGHPKRKVDPFDSLEVAKILQGFSHSKPYVFYLDYVKFNFSTGTRLGEAIGLTWENVSEDCSQVWIGQSYSATAGLKETKTDEARWITVPPDIQKMLLQPLLIE
- a CDS encoding IS630 family transposase; amino-acid sequence: MPAPLSVDLRQRIMAAYEAQEGSQRQLAERFKVSLSFIRDLRRHYCETGTVEPKAHGGGAIAKLGKEQLPIVEALVTAQPDALLKELCERFAQQSGVEVSISTMQQAVSKLKLSVKKKTLIASQQDTQRVKDLRFAYRLWSFTIDPRNLVFIDETGIHLAMTRLSGRAPIGERLYDTEAPGDGGKNISLIGGMSIDGLIASMSIVGSVNTDVFLFYIQEILIPQLWVGAIVLMDNLPVHHASVVQAAIESVGAKVVFLPPYSPDLSPIELCWSKLKQLLRSAKARTQEALDQALTRIINECISADDALGWFNHCGLFI